From Chloroflexota bacterium, one genomic window encodes:
- a CDS encoding thiolase domain-containing protein has product MRRVAIIGIGQTPVAEHWTKSLKELAGEAILAALADAAMPAVDALYVGNMLSGLLERQEHLGTWIADWVGMRGIEAFKVEAACGSGAAAFRMGLMAVASGQVNSAVVIGAEKMTDALPIEATAGLATAADADYEIIHGLSFISLNALIMRRYMHEYGWQHADFAPFSINAHANALHNPNARLHIPLNHEKYLEARMVSDPINLMDSSAIGDGAAAVVLMPVEMAPHTAIRVIGSGAATDTLAIHDRRDALWLTAAEKSSRQAYTQAGIGPNEIDLFELHDAFSIMSALSLEACGFAERGQGPRLGLEGEIVIGGRIPITTRGGLKARGHPVGATGIYQIVEVVEQLRGQAAGSQVQDAKIGMAQNIGGSGATILTHIFEVA; this is encoded by the coding sequence CTCGCTGCGTTGGCAGATGCAGCTATGCCCGCCGTGGATGCTTTGTATGTTGGCAATATGCTCTCTGGCCTGCTCGAGCGGCAGGAGCATCTCGGTACCTGGATCGCCGATTGGGTGGGAATGCGCGGCATTGAAGCCTTCAAGGTAGAAGCTGCCTGCGGGTCGGGCGCGGCTGCCTTTCGCATGGGGCTGATGGCTGTGGCCTCAGGCCAGGTCAACAGCGCCGTAGTTATCGGCGCAGAAAAGATGACCGATGCCCTGCCCATAGAAGCTACCGCCGGGCTGGCAACTGCCGCCGATGCCGATTACGAAATTATCCACGGGCTATCGTTCATCAGCCTGAATGCGCTTATCATGCGCCGCTATATGCACGAATATGGCTGGCAGCACGCCGATTTTGCTCCCTTTTCGATCAACGCCCATGCCAATGCGCTGCACAACCCCAATGCCCGCTTGCATATCCCCTTGAACCACGAAAAATATCTCGAGGCGCGCATGGTTTCCGATCCTATCAATCTGATGGATTCATCCGCGATTGGCGACGGAGCCGCAGCCGTTGTGCTTATGCCTGTCGAAATGGCTCCACACACTGCTATCCGCGTGATTGGCTCCGGGGCGGCCACCGATACACTCGCCATTCACGATCGACGCGATGCGTTGTGGCTCACTGCCGCCGAAAAATCATCCCGGCAGGCCTACACACAGGCTGGTATCGGCCCCAACGAGATTGACCTGTTCGAATTGCACGATGCTTTTTCAATTATGTCCGCCCTGTCGCTGGAGGCTTGCGGTTTTGCCGAGCGCGGACAAGGCCCCCGCCTGGGGCTGGAAGGCGAAATCGTCATCGGGGGGCGTATCCCCATTACCACCCGCGGCGGATTGAAAGCCCGCGGCCATCCTGTTGGCGCTACCGGCATATACCAGATCGTTGAGGTTGTCGAGCAATTGCGCGGTCAGGCGGCTGGCTCACAGGTGCAGGATGCTAAAATCGGCATGGCGCAGAATATCGGCGGCAGTGGAGCGACGATTTTGACACATATTTTTGAAGTAGCGTGA
- a CDS encoding family 16 glycosylhydrolase, which produces MNLIPSLTPDSSLTPSGVGAWKLKLPPGPAGSYRLAQLDDYSALTRKNFPWQPPLQMRLRAKVSDLKIPGTWGFGFWNDPFSLSFGFGGGQRRLPALPNAAWFFYASAQNYLSLRDDLPAQGLLAATFRSPHWPAALLGLGLPALPFLALTPTARLLRKLASRLIHQDAARLPLDTTQWHSYGIHWHTEFIQFFVDDIVIFETPVVPQAPLGFVLWIDNQYAAFPPHGKLSYGTLTFNKSSRLDIHDLAIYPTK; this is translated from the coding sequence GTGAATCTGATTCCCTCCCTCACCCCCGACAGTAGCCTGACTCCCTCGGGAGTTGGCGCGTGGAAACTCAAACTCCCTCCTGGCCCTGCGGGAAGCTATCGTCTGGCGCAGCTCGATGATTATAGTGCCCTCACACGCAAAAACTTCCCCTGGCAGCCGCCGCTACAAATGCGCCTGCGCGCAAAAGTCTCCGATCTGAAAATCCCTGGCACCTGGGGGTTCGGCTTCTGGAATGACCCCTTTAGCCTGTCTTTTGGTTTTGGCGGTGGACAAAGGCGTTTGCCTGCACTCCCCAACGCGGCCTGGTTCTTCTACGCTTCGGCGCAGAACTATCTCTCCCTGCGCGACGACCTGCCCGCACAAGGATTATTAGCCGCTACCTTCCGCTCTCCGCACTGGCCCGCAGCACTGTTGGGGCTGGGGCTTCCGGCGTTACCATTCCTGGCGCTCACCCCCACGGCTCGGTTATTGCGCAAACTGGCAAGCCGCCTCATCCATCAGGATGCTGCCCGTCTCCCTCTGGATACAACCCAATGGCACAGTTACGGCATTCATTGGCATACAGAGTTCATCCAGTTCTTTGTGGATGATATTGTGATCTTCGAAACACCGGTGGTGCCCCAAGCCCCACTGGGATTCGTCTTGTGGATCGATAATCAATATGCGGCTTTTCCACCGCATGGGAAATTATCTTATGGTACACTAACATTCAATAAGAGTTCCCGGCTCGACATCCACGATTTAGCAATCTACCCCACAAAATAA